Proteins encoded within one genomic window of Amycolatopsis sp. 2-15:
- a CDS encoding M28 family metallopeptidase encodes MSFTRKRLIPPVILAACATLALGTTPAVAAKSDDLAKQLTKKVTLDGVNRHLIALQRIADANGGTRAASTDGHKKSAEYIAGKLEAAGFSVTRQEFPFTYNETLAETLTVDGAGVPVIAMEYTPSTPVGGITAQLAVVPADATPGCEASDYTGVTGKIVLVPRGACPFAQKQQAAADAGAIGALISNNEPGPLNGTLGTPADARIPTGGLSQADGQALAAKDGATVQLELRTFQEARTSYNVIAETKTGRKDNVVMLGSHLDSVPAGPGINDNGTGSAALLETALQLGAKPKVNNAVRFGFWSAEEFGLVGSTHYVDSLSFEQQLDLALYLNFDMIGSPNAGYFAYDGDDSDHVGAGPGPYGSAQIEKTFVDYLTGRGVAVEGTDFTGRSDYGEFIAVGIPAGGLDTGAEVLKTEAQAAKWGGTAGIAFDPCYHQACDNLGNVDRVALDRNADGLAWALGVYATSTESVNGVAPGKPGKAAKKHSAHKLAAAGDTAAA; translated from the coding sequence ATGTCATTCACCCGTAAAAGACTCATCCCGCCGGTGATCCTGGCGGCCTGCGCGACCCTGGCGCTGGGCACCACCCCGGCCGTGGCCGCGAAGAGCGACGACCTCGCGAAGCAGCTGACGAAGAAGGTGACCCTCGACGGCGTCAACCGGCACCTGATCGCGTTGCAACGCATCGCCGACGCCAACGGCGGCACACGCGCGGCGAGCACCGACGGGCACAAGAAGTCCGCCGAGTACATCGCCGGCAAGCTCGAAGCCGCGGGCTTCAGCGTCACGCGGCAGGAGTTCCCCTTCACCTACAACGAAACCCTCGCCGAAACGCTCACCGTCGACGGTGCCGGCGTGCCCGTGATCGCGATGGAGTACACGCCGTCGACGCCGGTCGGGGGCATCACCGCGCAGCTCGCCGTGGTCCCCGCCGACGCCACCCCGGGCTGCGAAGCGAGCGACTACACCGGCGTGACCGGCAAGATCGTGCTCGTGCCGCGCGGTGCGTGCCCGTTCGCGCAGAAGCAGCAGGCCGCGGCCGACGCGGGGGCGATCGGCGCGCTCATCTCCAACAACGAACCCGGCCCGCTCAACGGGACACTCGGCACCCCGGCCGACGCGCGTATCCCCACCGGCGGCCTGTCCCAGGCCGACGGCCAGGCGCTCGCCGCGAAGGACGGCGCCACCGTGCAGCTGGAGCTGCGCACCTTCCAGGAGGCACGCACCAGCTACAACGTGATCGCCGAGACGAAGACCGGTCGCAAGGACAACGTCGTGATGCTCGGCTCGCACCTCGACAGCGTCCCGGCGGGCCCGGGGATCAACGACAACGGCACGGGCTCCGCGGCTCTGCTCGAAACCGCGCTGCAGCTGGGCGCGAAGCCGAAGGTGAACAACGCTGTGCGCTTCGGCTTCTGGAGTGCCGAGGAGTTCGGGCTCGTCGGGTCCACTCACTACGTCGATTCGCTGAGCTTCGAGCAGCAGCTCGACCTCGCGCTGTACCTCAACTTCGACATGATCGGCTCGCCCAACGCCGGCTACTTCGCCTACGACGGCGACGATTCCGACCACGTCGGCGCCGGCCCCGGCCCGTACGGTTCGGCGCAGATCGAGAAGACCTTCGTCGACTACCTGACGGGCCGCGGCGTCGCCGTCGAGGGCACCGACTTCACGGGCCGCTCGGACTACGGCGAGTTCATCGCCGTCGGCATCCCGGCGGGCGGCCTCGACACCGGCGCCGAGGTGCTCAAGACCGAGGCCCAGGCCGCGAAGTGGGGCGGCACGGCGGGCATCGCGTTCGACCCGTGTTACCACCAGGCGTGCGACAACCTGGGCAATGTCGACCGCGTCGCCCTCGACCGCAACGCCGACGGGCTCGCGTGGGCGCTGGGCGTGTACGCGACCAGCACGGAGTCGGTGAACGGCGTCGCGCCGGGCAAGCCGGGCAAGGCGGCGAAGAAGCACTCCGCGCACAAGCTCGCCGCCGCCGGAGACACGGCGGCCGCTTAG
- a CDS encoding RNA-binding S4 domain-containing protein: MSEPVRDVPITGEPIRLGQFLKLAGLAEDGAHAKDLIENEEVTVNDEVETRRGRQLSDGDVVAVGGDRGRVTLAR, encoded by the coding sequence ATGAGCGAGCCCGTGCGTGACGTGCCCATCACCGGCGAACCGATCCGGCTCGGCCAGTTCCTGAAGCTGGCCGGCCTCGCCGAGGACGGCGCCCACGCCAAGGACCTCATCGAGAACGAAGAGGTCACCGTGAACGACGAGGTCGAGACCCGCCGCGGCCGCCAGCTCTCCGACGGCGACGTGGTGGCCGTCGGTGGCGACCGCGGACGGGTGACGCTCGCGCGCTAG
- a CDS encoding NAD(P)H-quinone oxidoreductase, protein MYAITTREPGGPEVLEWTEVPDPSPGPGEVLLDVAASAVNRADLLQRQGNYPPPPGSSGTIGLECSGTIAELGEGVEGWQVGDEVCALLAGGGYAERVVVPAGQLLPVPGEVELLAAAGLPEVACTVWANVVMHAKLTEGQTLLVHGGAGGIGTHAIQVGKALGATVAVTAGSPERLERCRQLGADITINYKEQDFVEVLRAETKGADVILDNMGAKYLQRNVDALRTDGRLVIIGMQGGVKGELNIGSLLGKRASVFAAGLRFRPLDQKAAIVADVRERLWPLVEDGSVKPIIGQVVPMAEAASAHRMLEEGSVFGKILLTAKS, encoded by the coding sequence ATGTACGCGATCACGACCCGCGAACCCGGCGGTCCCGAGGTTCTCGAGTGGACCGAAGTCCCCGACCCCAGCCCCGGCCCCGGTGAAGTGCTGCTCGACGTGGCCGCCAGCGCGGTCAACCGAGCGGACCTGCTGCAGCGCCAGGGCAACTATCCGCCGCCGCCCGGGTCGAGCGGGACGATCGGCCTCGAGTGCTCCGGCACGATCGCGGAGCTGGGCGAGGGCGTCGAAGGCTGGCAGGTCGGCGACGAGGTGTGTGCGCTGCTCGCGGGCGGTGGCTACGCCGAGCGCGTGGTCGTGCCTGCCGGCCAGCTGCTGCCCGTGCCCGGCGAGGTCGAGCTGCTCGCGGCGGCCGGGCTGCCGGAGGTCGCGTGCACGGTGTGGGCCAACGTCGTGATGCACGCGAAGCTCACCGAAGGCCAGACGCTGCTGGTCCACGGTGGCGCGGGCGGCATCGGCACCCACGCGATCCAGGTGGGCAAGGCGCTGGGCGCGACGGTCGCCGTCACCGCGGGTTCGCCCGAGCGGCTCGAACGCTGCCGCCAGCTCGGCGCCGACATCACGATCAACTACAAGGAGCAGGACTTCGTCGAGGTGCTGCGCGCCGAGACCAAGGGCGCCGACGTCATCCTCGACAACATGGGCGCGAAGTACCTGCAGCGCAACGTCGACGCGCTGCGCACCGACGGCCGGCTCGTGATCATCGGCATGCAGGGCGGGGTCAAGGGCGAGCTGAACATCGGCAGCCTGCTGGGCAAGCGCGCGAGCGTTTTCGCCGCCGGGCTGCGGTTCCGTCCGCTGGACCAGAAGGCCGCCATCGTCGCCGACGTGCGTGAACGCCTGTGGCCGCTGGTCGAGGACGGTTCCGTGAAGCCGATCATCGGCCAGGTCGTGCCGATGGCCGAGGCGGCTTCGGCGCACCGCATGCTCGAAGAGGGCTCGGTGTTCGGGAAGATCCTGCTGACCGCGAAGTCCTGA
- the ypfJ gene encoding KPN_02809 family neutral zinc metallopeptidase, protein MQFDDDAGLDTSEVQDLRGSGGGGGGIGGRVAIGGGGIGVVGLIIYFLISQFGGASLGTNSASSGLGLDNVGSGQQLESTTLSQKCHTGADANRDHDCAIVAIINSVQDYWSQEFARSGQTYRKAPTRFFTGGVRTGCGSATSDTGPFYCPADSDVYIDLSFFDELKTRFGAQGGLFTEAYVLAHEYGHHVQNLTGTSQRGTGTGPTSGSVRLELQADCYAGVWANHASTTPTESGKPLVQNITQDDIASALDTASRIGDDYIQTKLGSGQADPSSFTHGTSAQREKWFTTGFTSGQPARCNTFSTNNLG, encoded by the coding sequence GTGCAATTCGACGACGACGCGGGGCTGGACACGTCGGAGGTCCAGGACCTCCGCGGCAGCGGTGGTGGCGGCGGTGGCATCGGCGGCCGCGTGGCGATCGGGGGCGGCGGGATCGGCGTGGTGGGCCTGATCATCTACTTCCTGATCTCGCAGTTCGGCGGGGCGAGCCTCGGAACCAACAGCGCGTCGAGCGGGCTGGGGCTCGACAACGTGGGCTCCGGACAGCAGCTGGAAAGCACCACGCTCTCGCAGAAGTGCCACACCGGCGCGGACGCGAACCGCGACCACGACTGCGCGATCGTCGCGATCATCAACTCCGTGCAGGACTACTGGTCGCAGGAGTTCGCGCGCAGCGGCCAGACCTACCGCAAGGCGCCGACGCGCTTCTTCACCGGCGGTGTGCGCACGGGCTGCGGCAGCGCGACGTCGGACACCGGCCCGTTCTACTGCCCCGCCGACTCCGACGTGTACATCGACCTCTCGTTCTTCGACGAGCTCAAGACCCGCTTCGGCGCGCAGGGCGGGCTGTTCACCGAGGCGTACGTGCTGGCCCACGAATACGGCCACCACGTGCAGAACCTCACCGGCACGTCCCAGCGCGGCACCGGCACCGGGCCGACGTCGGGCTCCGTCCGCCTCGAGCTCCAGGCCGACTGCTACGCCGGCGTCTGGGCCAACCACGCCTCCACGACGCCGACGGAATCCGGCAAACCGCTGGTCCAGAACATCACGCAGGACGACATCGCCAGCGCCCTCGACACGGCATCCCGCATCGGCGACGACTACATCCAGACGAAGCTCGGCAGCGGGCAGGCGGACCCGTCGAGCTTCACGCACGGGACGTCGGCGCAGCGGGAGAAGTGGTTCACCACCGGCTTCACCTCGGGTCAGCCCGCGCGCTGCAACACCTTCAGCACCAACAACCTGGGCTGA
- a CDS encoding alpha/beta hydrolase family protein, whose amino-acid sequence MRKRSLIAVFVAALCLLGSVSATAASATATPRLHLPAPTGRYAVGTQDRYLVDRTREDPWAGGPRELMITLTYPALPGGRPAPYLPGGIAAAVNAQAGSALGAGPFDFGFTTPARAGAPMLPGRHPVLLYSPGAQSSRLLGTVLVEQLASEGYVVVSLDHTHDALAVDLPGGRVEPSTLPPSSEEVNRKLIATRVADVEFVLDRLGLDRVGMFGHSAGGFTAAEVMAADPRVVAGANLDGSMVFNAAAGRFGRAATEGLDRPFLLMSAGDHSSATDPSWASFASTQRGPLVDIHEPAGEHGSFTDYEAWLPQLGADPAKVRAVIGDVDPETMLRKEKAALSGFFDSHLRKRRDLNPR is encoded by the coding sequence ATGCGTAAAAGATCCCTGATCGCCGTTTTCGTCGCCGCGCTGTGCTTACTCGGCTCTGTCTCTGCGACGGCGGCCTCCGCGACGGCCACCCCGCGGCTGCACCTGCCCGCGCCGACCGGGCGCTACGCCGTCGGCACGCAGGACCGCTACCTCGTGGACCGGACGCGCGAAGACCCGTGGGCCGGCGGCCCACGCGAACTGATGATCACGCTCACCTACCCGGCGCTGCCCGGCGGACGACCGGCGCCGTACCTGCCCGGCGGCATCGCCGCGGCCGTGAACGCGCAGGCCGGCTCGGCCCTGGGCGCCGGTCCGTTCGACTTCGGCTTCACGACGCCCGCCCGCGCGGGCGCGCCGATGCTGCCCGGCCGGCACCCCGTGCTCCTCTACTCACCCGGCGCGCAGAGCTCGCGCCTGCTCGGCACCGTGCTGGTCGAACAGCTGGCCAGCGAGGGTTACGTCGTGGTCAGCCTCGACCACACCCACGACGCGCTCGCAGTCGACCTGCCCGGCGGACGCGTCGAGCCGAGCACGCTGCCGCCTTCCTCGGAGGAGGTGAACCGGAAGCTGATCGCGACCCGCGTGGCCGACGTGGAGTTCGTGCTGGACCGGCTGGGGCTCGATCGGGTCGGCATGTTCGGCCACTCCGCCGGCGGCTTCACCGCGGCCGAGGTCATGGCCGCCGACCCGCGTGTGGTGGCCGGCGCGAACCTCGACGGCAGCATGGTGTTCAACGCGGCCGCGGGCCGCTTCGGCCGAGCCGCGACCGAGGGGCTGGACCGGCCGTTCCTGCTGATGAGCGCGGGTGACCACAGCAGCGCGACCGACCCTTCGTGGGCTTCGTTCGCCAGCACCCAGCGGGGCCCGCTCGTCGACATCCACGAGCCTGCGGGCGAGCACGGCTCGTTCACCGACTACGAAGCGTGGCTGCCGCAACTCGGCGCCGACCCGGCGAAAGTCCGCGCCGTGATCGGCGACGTGGACCCGGAGACCATGCTGCGCAAGGAAAAAGCCGCACTCAGCGGCTTTTTCGACTCGCACTTGCGGAAGCGGAGGGATTTGAACCCCCGGTAG
- a CDS encoding serine protease, whose protein sequence is MRRAPVVLALGAVVLLGATGTVVAIAGHRVSPAQTPARPDDAAVGALFLDGSHYCTASVVHSDRGDELLTAAHCLHDGAGGTYFTGVTFAPGFHDGVAPFGFWAVRDELVAQGWAGDSDPDLDVGFATAHQTGASGPLETVTGANRLGTNGPFARAVTVTGYPDGSDVPAVCTTTTSKQDTFQLRVDCGGFATGTSGGPFVADADPHTKLGTVVGVVGGFETGGDTDDVSYSSYFDDDVTALYRQATSRP, encoded by the coding sequence ATGCGGCGGGCACCGGTGGTGCTCGCGCTGGGCGCGGTCGTGCTGCTCGGCGCGACGGGGACCGTCGTGGCCATCGCCGGACACCGCGTGTCACCAGCGCAAACGCCCGCGCGGCCCGACGACGCGGCCGTCGGCGCGCTGTTCCTCGACGGCTCCCACTACTGCACCGCGAGCGTCGTCCACAGCGACCGCGGCGACGAGCTCCTCACCGCCGCCCACTGCCTCCACGATGGTGCGGGCGGCACGTACTTCACCGGCGTCACCTTCGCCCCCGGCTTCCACGACGGCGTGGCCCCCTTCGGCTTCTGGGCCGTCCGCGACGAGCTCGTGGCTCAAGGCTGGGCCGGCGACTCCGACCCCGACCTCGACGTCGGCTTCGCCACCGCGCACCAGACTGGCGCGAGCGGACCGCTCGAGACCGTGACGGGCGCGAACCGGCTCGGCACGAACGGTCCGTTCGCGCGCGCCGTGACGGTCACCGGCTACCCCGACGGCTCCGACGTCCCCGCCGTCTGCACCACGACCACGTCGAAGCAGGACACCTTCCAGCTGCGCGTGGACTGCGGCGGCTTCGCCACCGGTACCAGCGGCGGCCCGTTCGTGGCCGACGCCGACCCGCACACGAAGCTCGGCACCGTCGTCGGCGTGGTCGGCGGCTTCGAGACCGGCGGCGACACCGACGACGTGTCGTACTCCAGCTACTTCGACGACGACGTCACCGCGCTGTACCGGCAAGCCACTTCGCGCCCGTGA
- a CDS encoding MarR family winged helix-turn-helix transcriptional regulator, which translates to MTDEQASRWLTGVEQQAWQMYIVASLRLRQRLHRELTEAHGVSLADYEVLVCLAIYPDKRVRMSELAYQLGSTKSRLSHQISKLEVGGLVRRGPDPDDKRGVITELTGAGQALLDAAAPTHVRGAREHLIDLLTPEEQSTVGAVFGRVLEHLDDLDNRRDTLTDREAWQSGRMQTP; encoded by the coding sequence ATGACCGACGAGCAGGCCTCGCGCTGGCTGACCGGCGTCGAGCAGCAGGCGTGGCAGATGTACATCGTCGCCTCGCTTCGGCTGCGTCAGCGCCTGCACCGCGAGCTCACCGAGGCTCACGGGGTCTCGCTCGCGGATTATGAGGTGCTCGTCTGCCTCGCCATTTACCCCGACAAACGCGTCCGGATGTCCGAGCTCGCCTACCAGCTGGGCTCCACGAAGAGCCGCCTGTCGCACCAGATCAGCAAGCTGGAGGTCGGCGGCCTCGTCCGGCGCGGCCCCGACCCGGACGACAAGCGCGGTGTCATCACCGAGCTCACCGGGGCCGGCCAGGCCCTGCTCGACGCCGCCGCCCCCACCCACGTGCGCGGCGCCCGCGAGCACCTCATCGACCTGCTCACCCCCGAGGAACAGTCCACGGTCGGCGCGGTCTTCGGCCGCGTCCTCGAACACCTGGACGACCTGGACAACCGGCGCGATACCCTGACCGACAGGGAAGCGTGGCAGAGCGGCCGAATGCAGACGCCTTGA
- a CDS encoding DUF2277 domain-containing protein, protein MCRNITTLRGLQPSATTEEIEAAARQYVRKVTGVQSLSDATRDPFEAAVAEIATITARLLDELPDRRQPPATVPPLRRPEVRARMALKELKKP, encoded by the coding sequence ATGTGCCGAAACATCACGACGCTGCGCGGACTCCAACCGTCCGCGACAACCGAAGAGATCGAAGCGGCAGCACGCCAGTACGTCCGCAAGGTGACCGGTGTGCAGTCGCTTTCGGACGCCACGCGCGACCCGTTCGAGGCGGCCGTGGCGGAAATCGCGACGATCACCGCGCGGCTGCTGGACGAGCTCCCGGACCGCCGCCAGCCCCCGGCGACCGTGCCGCCGCTGCGCCGCCCGGAAGTGCGGGCGCGGATGGCGTTGAAGGAACTGAAGAAGCCCTGA
- a CDS encoding cysteine desulfurase-like protein, producing MAFDVARIRGLFPALGDGWIHFDGAAGMLVPEQVASAVSTAMRAPVSGPGGAFPASQRAESIVTAARRAVADLVGADPAAVVLGPSAPVMLRRLVDALAERWTIGDEVVVSRLDEEANLAPWQRAAKRVGAVVRWGEIDIETCELPAWQYENLVSARTKAVTVTLASGSVGTRPDVPTVIEFAKRVGALVVVDATYAAPFVPLDLAELGADVMVVSAQAWGGPSVGALVFRDPEMLERIPSASLDPAARGAARLELGPHAYPLLAGLVASIDYLAGLDDAASGSRRERLVTSLGSAKSYHAGLLAQLSTELRSLRHVMVIGDAMRRIPALAFAVQGKKSPEVAEYLASQGLCAFADDGSAGVFASLGVGEVGGAVRIGLAHYSNVFEINQLVRVLEELR from the coding sequence ATGGCGTTCGACGTCGCTCGTATCCGTGGGTTGTTCCCCGCGCTGGGTGATGGCTGGATTCACTTCGACGGCGCCGCCGGAATGCTGGTCCCGGAACAGGTCGCTTCGGCCGTTTCGACGGCCATGCGTGCCCCGGTGTCCGGGCCGGGCGGAGCGTTTCCGGCCTCTCAGCGCGCGGAGAGCATTGTCACCGCGGCCCGGCGGGCAGTGGCAGATCTGGTCGGGGCGGACCCGGCCGCCGTCGTGCTCGGACCGAGCGCGCCGGTGATGCTGCGCCGTCTCGTCGACGCGCTCGCCGAGCGCTGGACGATCGGCGACGAGGTCGTCGTGTCCCGGCTCGACGAGGAGGCGAACCTCGCGCCGTGGCAGCGCGCCGCGAAGCGCGTGGGCGCAGTCGTGCGCTGGGGCGAGATCGACATCGAGACGTGCGAGCTGCCCGCGTGGCAGTACGAGAACCTCGTGTCCGCCCGCACCAAAGCCGTCACGGTCACGCTCGCGTCGGGCTCGGTCGGCACACGCCCCGACGTTCCCACCGTCATCGAGTTCGCCAAGCGCGTCGGCGCGCTCGTGGTGGTGGACGCGACGTACGCGGCCCCCTTCGTGCCGCTCGACCTCGCCGAGCTGGGCGCTGACGTCATGGTCGTCTCCGCGCAGGCGTGGGGCGGCCCGTCGGTGGGCGCGCTCGTGTTCCGCGACCCCGAGATGCTCGAACGCATCCCGTCCGCCTCGCTCGACCCGGCCGCGCGCGGCGCCGCGCGCCTCGAGCTCGGCCCCCACGCATACCCGCTGCTCGCGGGCCTCGTCGCGTCGATCGACTACCTCGCCGGTCTCGACGACGCCGCGTCCGGCTCGCGCCGCGAAAGACTCGTGACGTCGCTCGGCTCCGCCAAGTCGTACCACGCGGGCCTGCTCGCGCAGCTGTCCACGGAGCTTCGCTCGCTGCGCCACGTGATGGTGATCGGCGACGCCATGCGCCGCATCCCCGCGCTCGCATTCGCCGTGCAGGGCAAGAAATCACCGGAAGTCGCGGAGTACCTGGCGTCGCAAGGCCTCTGCGCCTTCGCCGACGACGGATCGGCCGGCGTCTTCGCGTCGCTCGGCGTCGGCGAGGTGGGCGGAGCGGTGCGCATCGGACTCGCGCACTACTCCAACGTCTTCGAGATCAACCAGCTGGTGCGCGTCCTGGAAGAGCTGCGCTGA
- a CDS encoding epoxide hydrolase family protein, which produces MNLTPFRVHVPQADLDDLHARLAHTRWPDQPEGVEWELGIPVDAVQELAEYWRLGFDWRAAEERINAFPQFTTTIDGANVHFLHVRSPEEGATPLLLTHGWPGSIVEFLDVIGPLTDPRAYGGDPAEAFHVVAPSIPGFAFSGPTKDRGWGPARGARAWASLMTRLGYERFGTHGGDWGALISRELGVQFPSRVLGVHVTMLPTAVAREEGDLDGPAGAELATAERSLQKSRAFQYAGTGYAMIQSTKPQTLAYGLTDSPAGQLAWIAEKFRSFSNTDHDLIDRDDLLTDVSIYWFTGTANSSARIYAALEGPWGAPLPDCTVPVGVAVFPDDIGLPVRPLAESANNVVHWSEFPRGGHFPALEEPDALIGDIRKFFGSL; this is translated from the coding sequence ATGAACCTCACTCCGTTCCGAGTTCACGTTCCGCAGGCCGACCTCGACGACCTCCACGCGAGGCTCGCGCACACGCGCTGGCCGGACCAGCCCGAGGGCGTCGAGTGGGAGCTGGGGATTCCGGTGGACGCCGTGCAGGAGCTGGCGGAGTACTGGCGCCTGGGTTTCGACTGGCGGGCGGCCGAGGAGCGGATCAACGCGTTTCCGCAGTTCACGACCACCATCGACGGCGCGAACGTGCACTTCCTCCACGTCCGCTCGCCCGAGGAGGGGGCCACGCCGCTGCTGCTGACGCACGGCTGGCCGGGGTCGATCGTCGAGTTCCTGGACGTGATCGGGCCACTGACCGACCCGCGGGCGTACGGCGGGGACCCCGCGGAAGCGTTCCACGTGGTCGCGCCGTCGATACCCGGGTTCGCGTTCTCGGGGCCGACGAAGGACCGCGGCTGGGGGCCGGCGCGCGGGGCGCGGGCGTGGGCTTCGTTGATGACGCGCCTCGGCTACGAGCGCTTCGGCACGCACGGCGGCGACTGGGGCGCCCTGATCTCCCGCGAGCTGGGTGTGCAGTTCCCGTCGCGGGTGCTGGGCGTGCACGTGACGATGCTGCCCACCGCCGTCGCGCGTGAGGAGGGGGATCTGGACGGGCCGGCGGGTGCCGAGCTGGCGACGGCGGAGCGGTCGCTGCAGAAGTCGCGGGCTTTCCAGTACGCCGGCACGGGCTACGCGATGATCCAATCCACCAAGCCGCAAACGCTTGCGTACGGCCTCACCGACTCACCGGCCGGCCAGCTGGCGTGGATCGCGGAGAAATTCCGGTCCTTCTCGAACACCGACCACGACCTCATCGACCGCGACGATCTGCTCACCGACGTGTCGATCTACTGGTTCACCGGCACGGCCAACTCGTCGGCCCGGATCTACGCCGCTTTGGAAGGCCCGTGGGGCGCACCGCTGCCCGACTGCACGGTCCCGGTGGGCGTCGCCGTCTTCCCCGACGACATCGGCCTGCCGGTCCGACCGCTGGCCGAGAGCGCGAACAACGTCGTCCACTGGTCGGAGTTCCCGCGCGGCGGCCACTTCCCGGCGCTCGAAGAGCCGGACGCGTTGATCGGCGACATCCGGAAGTTCTTCGGGAGCCTCTGA
- a CDS encoding bacterial proteasome activator family protein encodes MEHMSEPNFRQASDAESTPHVVVVGPDGVPVGSPAPSLEGDEAVGELVEEPAKVMRIGTMIKQLLEEVRAAPLDDASRNRVREIHQNSVRELQEALAPELREELQRLVHPFTDDSTPSDAELRIAQAQLVGWLEGLFHGIQTALFAQQMAARVQLEQMRRGLPAGSSGAVMPGGPGGEGQRPGISGTGQYL; translated from the coding sequence ATGGAGCATATGAGCGAGCCGAACTTCCGGCAGGCTTCCGACGCCGAATCGACCCCTCACGTGGTGGTCGTCGGCCCCGACGGGGTCCCGGTCGGCTCCCCCGCGCCTTCTCTTGAAGGCGACGAAGCCGTCGGCGAGCTGGTCGAAGAGCCGGCCAAGGTCATGCGCATCGGGACGATGATCAAGCAGCTCCTGGAGGAGGTCCGGGCCGCACCGCTGGACGACGCCAGCCGGAACCGGGTGCGCGAGATCCACCAGAACTCGGTGCGCGAGCTGCAGGAGGCCCTGGCGCCCGAGCTGCGCGAGGAGCTGCAGCGCTTGGTGCACCCGTTCACCGACGACTCGACTCCGTCGGACGCCGAGCTGCGGATCGCGCAGGCCCAGCTTGTGGGCTGGCTGGAGGGACTGTTCCACGGCATCCAGACGGCCCTGTTCGCCCAGCAGATGGCGGCCCGGGTCCAGCTGGAGCAGATGCGACGCGGGCTGCCGGCCGGGTCGTCGGGCGCGGTGATGCCGGGCGGTCCTGGTGGTGAGGGGCAGCGGCCCGGGATCAGTGGGACTGGGCAGTATCTCTGA
- a CDS encoding Ldh family oxidoreductase, with product MGSLDEVPLRPRSLRPARPAATQEVPEDTPIPEQVWQRVPADELVTLVSSILVAHDFADDRARMAAEALCHGDLTGSPDTGVVELLRIHLPALENGEVAPRAEPLMIADRGAAALIDYRRATGLWAVGDAMDRAVTRAGRFGVGLISMRGVGPFGRVGHYAARALPHGMIGLVMAAGEVGAGHPLGMAAPAGAYPEFVLDVDLGDASRNPQFAGFALLVDVLAGVLSGVADHENDTGLLVLAIAPTTLRSADGFYRAASALFGSMLGWEGGKPIRYPGWREAQYLEQCRALGVPLSAPVRRQLDSLALGLGLPPMTSMG from the coding sequence TTGGGCAGTCTCGATGAAGTGCCCCTCAGACCACGTTCGCTGCGTCCCGCCCGCCCCGCCGCCACTCAAGAAGTCCCTGAAGACACACCGATTCCCGAACAGGTCTGGCAGCGCGTGCCCGCCGATGAACTGGTCACGCTCGTTTCCTCGATTCTCGTGGCACACGATTTTGCCGACGATCGCGCGCGAATGGCCGCGGAAGCCTTGTGCCACGGCGATCTCACGGGATCGCCCGACACCGGCGTCGTGGAGTTGCTGCGAATTCACCTGCCCGCTTTGGAAAACGGTGAGGTCGCCCCGCGCGCCGAGCCGTTGATGATCGCCGACCGCGGTGCCGCCGCGCTGATCGACTATCGCCGAGCGACGGGCCTGTGGGCCGTCGGCGACGCGATGGACCGCGCCGTGACGCGGGCCGGGCGCTTCGGCGTCGGGCTGATTTCGATGCGGGGCGTGGGGCCGTTCGGTCGCGTCGGGCACTACGCCGCGCGCGCGTTGCCCCACGGGATGATCGGCCTGGTGATGGCCGCCGGCGAGGTCGGCGCGGGCCACCCGCTCGGCATGGCCGCGCCTGCCGGCGCCTACCCGGAGTTCGTGCTCGACGTCGACCTGGGCGACGCCTCGCGCAACCCGCAGTTCGCGGGCTTCGCGCTGCTCGTGGACGTGCTGGCGGGCGTGCTCTCCGGCGTCGCCGACCACGAGAACGACACGGGCCTGCTCGTGCTGGCAATCGCGCCCACGACGCTGCGCAGCGCCGACGGCTTCTACCGCGCGGCCAGCGCGTTGTTCGGCAGCATGCTCGGCTGGGAAGGCGGCAAGCCGATCCGCTACCCGGGCTGGCGCGAGGCCCAGTACCTCGAACAATGTCGCGCGCTCGGCGTCCCGCTCAGCGCGCCGGTGCGGCGTCAGCTCGATTCGCTGGCGCTCGGGCTGGGCCTGCCGCCGATGACCAGCATGGGCTAG